The window CTCGGATTTCGTGAAAATTATTTCTCGCAATGAAATCAATATGAGAGTCTTTGAGCGCGGCTGCGGTGAGACTATGGCATGCGGGACAGGTTCGACTGCTTCAGTTTTCGCGGGAGTTATTGCCGGTAAATTAAATCGTGATGTCTTAGTTCATTTGCGGGGCGGGGATTTACGCATAAAAGTTGACGATAATAATAAATGTTTCTTGATAGGGCCGGCTATTGAAGTATTCTCAGGAGAAATTTTTTATTAGATTTCTTGTTCACTTAGGAGTCAGGGATTTACGCATAAAAGTTGACGATAATAATAAATGTCTCTTGATAGGGCCAGCCGTTGAAGTATTCTCAGGAGAAATTTTTTATTAGATTTCTTGTTCACTTAGGAGTCAGGGATTTACGCATAAAAGTTGACGATAATAATAAATGTCTCTTGATCGGGCCGGCCGTCGAAGTCTTTTCCGGAGAAATTTTTTAGATTCATGATTCACTTAGTTATGAAGTAATTAATCTTTGTGATATATTACTAGTTAATTTTACAGATTATAATTATAATATAAATATAATTTGACTGAAATATTTAGCTAAAACTAGAAAATTAACAGGAGGCAAAATTTATAACATGCCTAATTACAAAGATAAAAGACTCGTAGTTATCGGAGCAGGAGTCAGCGGTCAGGGGCTTGCTGTTCTTGCTTCACAGCTCGGAGCAAAAGTTTTCGTTACTGAGCAGAATAAAATTTCAGACGAGGCAAAATCACTTTTTGACTCACATAATATAGACTATGAAGAAGGGCACTCACTCAAAGCACTTGAGAACGTTGACGAGATTTTAATCAGTTCAGGAATCCCCCCTAAATCTCAAATACTTCACGACGCACAGGAACGCGGCATTAAATTAACCGGCGAACTTGATTTTGTGCTGCCTCACATAAAGACTCAAAAACTTCTGTGTGTTACTGGCAGCAATGGCAAAAGCACTGTTACATCTTTAATCGGTCATATTTTGAACAGGGCCGGACTCAAAACAGGAACGGGCGGCAATCTCGGCACAGCGTCGGCAATTTTTACGCGTGAAAATTTTGACTCGGTCGTATTGGAGTTAAGCAGCTTTCAATTAGCAAGGGCATTAAATAATATGCATTCACAAGTCGCGATTATCACAAATTTAGCTCCGGATCATATTGACTGGCACGGAAATTATAATAATTACGTCGAGGCAAAATCACGAGTCCTGAAATTAAGAGATTCACAGGGCTGGGCAATTATTCAAGACAGAGACGCAGAAATATTGAATCCTTCAGGAAAAATAATAACTCTTAGCTGGCAGGAAAATCCCGAACATAAATTTAACGGTCATATTTTCATGAGCGAGTCTCAAGCATTATTAAATCTTGACGGGGCAATTACTCCATTATTTAAATATAGCGATACGGATTTAAT is drawn from Synergistaceae bacterium and contains these coding sequences:
- the murD gene encoding UDP-N-acetylmuramoyl-L-alanine--D-glutamate ligase — encoded protein: MPNYKDKRLVVIGAGVSGQGLAVLASQLGAKVFVTEQNKISDEAKSLFDSHNIDYEEGHSLKALENVDEILISSGIPPKSQILHDAQERGIKLTGELDFVLPHIKTQKLLCVTGSNGKSTVTSLIGHILNRAGLKTGTGGNLGTASAIFTRENFDSVVLELSSFQLARALNNMHSQVAIITNLAPDHIDWHGNYNNYVEAKSRVLKLRDSQGWAIIQDRDAEILNPSGKIITLSWQENPEHKFNGHIFMSESQALLNLDGAITPLFKYSDTDLIGSHNLENVAMSLCAVKLLNIKDLNVKFLLEGFKPLPHRCENAGQINGVQYIDDSKGTNVAATITAMTSIKGRKIIILGGQGKGEDYAPLAQAVKNECDSAILLGEEADKIQDSLTQANYKNFYRVSNMEEAVKLAAKLANPGMVVLLSPACTSWDMYKSYKARGEHFCNIVKELANNS